In Alkalihalobacterium alkalinitrilicum, a genomic segment contains:
- a CDS encoding AAA family ATPase, giving the protein MNWIKEVRLENFQSHLDTTISFINGLNVIVGQSDSGKTSILRGIRWVLFNQPRGTDFMRVSGDFVRVTLTFANECSIVRERTTSRNRYIIMALGKEDLVLEGFGIHVPQEVLDAHQIYPLRIDRDMEILLNVSQQLDGPFLLDQTASVRAKTIGRISGAHYIDMAVRDTTKDVAKLQQQTRHVETEAEILKEKIAPYQFLDKAKEQLDIIEQQFKLIKEKDAKLSRLESVKKHWKDLAGEKEKVENRLTILKEVDDWERILERLQFLSEKRRLFQLKYTQMNENQKAIKTCKHWILKTDSVDTAMKNAVAIERKFDRINKLIQLKQLQVRLHRSLIDVSTIMNKTSFATNSEEQKVQELLRKVKSANELRSFQQHYDTLNLQIKSLQKRVEGLQRIKNSEEKHRELHSELQQLGTYKRSLEKYREVKRRLRDGVTFIAEKQQEEHQLKRQYEQLLLQKGNCPTCGGQLSSSVIKQLLT; this is encoded by the coding sequence ATGAATTGGATTAAAGAAGTTCGTCTTGAAAACTTTCAGTCTCATCTCGATACGACGATTTCTTTTATAAACGGACTTAATGTTATTGTCGGTCAGTCAGATAGTGGAAAAACATCGATATTACGTGGAATACGCTGGGTTTTATTTAATCAACCACGAGGAACGGACTTTATGAGAGTAAGTGGTGATTTTGTCCGGGTAACCTTAACGTTTGCGAATGAGTGTAGCATTGTAAGAGAAAGAACGACATCAAGAAATCGTTATATTATTATGGCACTAGGAAAAGAAGACCTCGTTTTAGAAGGTTTTGGTATTCATGTTCCTCAGGAGGTATTGGACGCTCATCAAATCTATCCATTACGAATTGATCGAGATATGGAAATATTATTAAACGTTTCCCAGCAACTAGATGGGCCTTTTCTTCTCGACCAAACAGCATCTGTAAGAGCGAAAACAATCGGAAGAATTAGTGGAGCGCATTATATTGATATGGCTGTACGAGACACGACAAAGGATGTCGCCAAGCTACAACAGCAGACACGACATGTTGAAACAGAAGCAGAGATACTCAAAGAGAAAATAGCACCGTATCAGTTTTTAGATAAAGCAAAAGAACAGCTAGATATTATAGAACAACAATTTAAACTAATAAAAGAAAAGGATGCTAAACTTTCTAGGTTAGAAAGCGTAAAAAAACATTGGAAAGATTTAGCGGGAGAAAAGGAAAAAGTTGAAAATCGTCTAACGATTCTTAAAGAGGTTGACGATTGGGAGAGAATCCTAGAAAGGTTACAGTTTTTATCCGAAAAAAGGCGATTGTTTCAACTGAAGTACACTCAAATGAATGAAAATCAGAAAGCGATCAAGACTTGTAAACATTGGATATTAAAAACGGATAGCGTCGATACCGCAATGAAAAATGCAGTGGCAATAGAAAGAAAATTTGATCGAATAAATAAATTAATCCAGCTTAAACAACTTCAAGTTCGATTACATCGTAGTTTAATAGATGTTAGCACCATCATGAACAAAACCTCATTTGCTACAAACTCTGAAGAACAAAAAGTGCAAGAGCTCCTACGAAAAGTGAAGTCAGCAAACGAGTTACGGAGTTTTCAACAACACTATGACACACTTAACCTACAAATAAAATCGTTGCAAAAGAGGGTCGAAGGATTACAACGTATTAAGAATAGTGAAGAAAAGCATCGTGAACTTCATTCTGAATTACAACAGCTAGGAACTTATAAACGTAGCCTAGAAAAATATAGAGAAGTAAAAAGGCGATTGAGGGATGGAGTTACTTTTATTGCAGAAAAACAACAAGAAGAACATCAATTAAAACGTCAATATGAGCAATTATTACTTCAAAAAGGAAATTGTCCCACTTGTGGTGGGCAATTAAGTAGTTCTGTAATCAAACAACTATTAACATAA
- a CDS encoding metallophosphoesterase family protein, translating to MKFLYFTDTHIRGTTPKNRLDSFVDTLKTKLVEIMEISQRENVDVLLHGGDVFDRPDLSPNVVGQFAQIFRQANAPIYAISGNHDTYGHNPETIPRTMLGLLHAFGIITVITPEEPLLIEKNGVKVQISGQPYHYDIDQRDAKLDYYPENQSDADILIHLVHSMLVEKALPDGIPYTIIDHIWGTTADIILTGHFHGGFGIKEKNGKYICNPGAIARVNNHWSEVIRIPKVIIGKITQHDIKLTEVPLTTALKGEEVLDRSYLEKAVHQEEKLNSFIQQVKEQTKFHTINMKQIITEIASMSNVDDKVKIEALRRIEVIEELWKGGDHELD from the coding sequence TTGAAGTTTCTATACTTTACTGATACGCACATTCGTGGGACGACACCTAAAAACCGATTAGATTCATTTGTGGATACATTAAAGACAAAACTCGTTGAAATTATGGAAATTAGTCAACGAGAAAACGTCGATGTATTGCTTCACGGTGGTGACGTTTTTGATCGACCAGATTTATCACCAAACGTTGTTGGACAATTTGCGCAAATTTTTCGTCAAGCAAATGCTCCAATTTATGCAATATCAGGAAATCATGATACGTATGGTCATAACCCTGAAACCATTCCAAGGACGATGCTCGGCTTATTACATGCGTTTGGCATCATAACGGTCATTACACCCGAAGAACCTTTATTAATTGAAAAAAACGGTGTTAAAGTTCAAATTTCAGGTCAACCTTATCATTATGACATAGACCAACGAGACGCTAAGCTAGATTACTATCCTGAAAATCAATCAGATGCCGATATTCTCATCCATCTCGTTCATAGTATGCTAGTTGAAAAAGCACTTCCAGACGGTATACCTTATACGATCATTGACCATATTTGGGGGACAACGGCAGATATTATTTTGACTGGCCATTTCCACGGCGGGTTCGGAATAAAGGAAAAAAACGGGAAATATATCTGCAATCCTGGAGCGATTGCAAGAGTAAATAATCATTGGTCTGAAGTTATTCGAATTCCAAAAGTAATTATTGGAAAAATAACGCAACACGACATTAAATTAACAGAAGTTCCGCTAACAACAGCATTAAAAGGTGAAGAGGTGTTAGATCGTAGCTACCTTGAAAAGGCTGTCCATCAAGAAGAAAAATTAAATTCTTTTATCCAACAAGTGAAAGAGCAAACGAAGTTCCATACAATCAACATGAAACAAATTATTACTGAAATCGCTTCTATGTCAAATGTGGATGACAAGGTAAAAATTGAAGCCTTGCGAAGGATTGAAGTGATTGAAGAGTTGTGGAAAGGTGGAGACCATGAATTGGATTAA